In a single window of the Streptomyces sp. NBC_00285 genome:
- a CDS encoding bifunctional acetate--CoA ligase family protein/GNAT family N-acetyltransferase produces MTYDTLSRPTVHALLSDGTTVCIRPVRPGDHEQLQGLYEEMSAESLRLRFFAASRRSAAMATDRACAPPRPGYRALMAESQGQVIGLAEYEVGGEAATAEISVAVADGLHHRGVGTLLIEHLVSAARADGITTFTADALSENHEVLRLFADLGLRTARRFEGPEVRCVIALNENDAEDDQGYLSAVEARGRAADVASLEPLLRPTAIAVVGAGRRPGSVGRALLHHLHEGGFTRRLFAVNPCATSILGVPSHPSVSALPRVPDLAVLAVPAAALPATAEECGKAGVRALLVVSAGLDSRQAEALMAACRTYGMRLVGPNSLGITNTDPALSLDATFAADHPRPGTAGVAVQSGGVGIALLDGLSRLGIGVSSFASLGDKYDVSGNDMLQWWESDGRTDLALLHLESFGNPRAFSRTARRVTRRMPVLTVDAGRTAAGRRAAASHTAAAATPTMTRQALFTQAGITATRSVGELLETAALLHSQPLPAGTRVAIVTNAGGAGVLAADACAEAGLSLPPLTPSVVESLSAVLPDGATAGNPVDVTAAVTEEQLGDCVDRIMRHPGIDAVLLALVPTAVAAATGNDLVRALTSGPAHRALPVAVVRLEQDLPVRLLPATEGGAIPSYAEPGAAARALAHAAHRAAWLSRAAGTIPELAGVDTARARAVAETYLAAHPDGGWLDPRTCAELLGCYGIPQLPWSWAQTEDDAVVAAERLRGPDGRVVMKAHWPGQLHKSEQHAVHLDLEGEAQVRAAFRDFETRFAGLLTGVIVQPLAARGTELFAGVVQDEVFGPLVLFGLGGTATEVLADQAARLAPLTDHDVHDLITAPRCAPLLFGAHGSGPVDLQGLEQLLLRLSRMAGDLPQLAEADFNPVLATPGSVTVLDGRVRLLPRRAQDPYLRRLR; encoded by the coding sequence ATGTCCGCGGAGAGTCTGCGGCTGCGGTTCTTCGCGGCGAGCCGGCGTTCCGCAGCGATGGCCACCGACCGGGCGTGTGCGCCGCCGCGCCCCGGCTACCGGGCGCTGATGGCCGAGTCGCAGGGGCAGGTGATCGGCCTGGCCGAGTACGAGGTCGGCGGCGAAGCGGCCACGGCCGAGATCTCCGTCGCGGTGGCCGACGGACTGCACCACCGGGGCGTCGGCACACTCCTGATCGAGCATCTGGTCTCCGCCGCCCGTGCGGACGGCATCACCACGTTCACGGCGGACGCGCTCTCGGAGAACCACGAAGTCCTTCGGCTCTTCGCCGACCTGGGCCTGCGCACCGCACGCCGTTTCGAGGGTCCGGAGGTGCGCTGCGTCATCGCACTGAACGAGAACGACGCCGAGGACGACCAGGGCTATCTCTCTGCCGTCGAGGCCCGCGGCCGGGCCGCCGACGTGGCCAGCCTGGAGCCGCTGCTGCGGCCGACCGCGATCGCCGTGGTAGGCGCCGGGCGCAGGCCGGGATCGGTGGGGCGGGCCCTCCTGCACCATCTGCACGAGGGCGGCTTCACCCGACGGCTCTTCGCGGTGAACCCCTGTGCCACCTCGATCCTCGGCGTGCCGTCCCACCCCTCGGTCAGCGCGCTGCCCAGGGTCCCGGATCTCGCGGTCCTCGCGGTGCCCGCGGCAGCCCTCCCCGCCACCGCGGAGGAGTGCGGCAAGGCCGGAGTACGAGCACTGCTCGTCGTCTCGGCCGGCCTCGACAGCCGGCAGGCGGAAGCGCTCATGGCCGCCTGCCGCACATACGGCATGCGGCTCGTCGGCCCCAACTCCCTCGGCATCACCAACACCGACCCGGCACTCTCCCTCGACGCCACCTTCGCGGCGGACCATCCGCGCCCCGGCACGGCGGGCGTCGCCGTGCAGTCCGGCGGCGTCGGCATCGCCCTGCTCGACGGGCTGTCCCGGCTCGGCATCGGTGTCTCGTCCTTCGCTTCGCTCGGCGACAAGTACGACGTCAGCGGCAACGACATGCTCCAGTGGTGGGAGAGCGACGGCCGCACCGACCTCGCCCTGTTGCACCTGGAGTCCTTCGGCAACCCGCGTGCGTTCTCCCGTACCGCACGGCGTGTGACCCGCCGCATGCCCGTGCTGACGGTCGACGCGGGCCGCACCGCCGCCGGCCGTCGCGCCGCCGCCTCGCACACCGCGGCCGCCGCGACCCCGACCATGACCCGGCAGGCGCTGTTCACCCAGGCCGGGATCACCGCCACCCGCTCTGTGGGTGAACTCCTCGAAACCGCGGCGCTGTTGCACTCCCAGCCGCTGCCGGCCGGGACCCGCGTCGCGATCGTCACCAATGCGGGCGGCGCGGGTGTCCTGGCCGCGGACGCCTGCGCGGAAGCGGGACTGTCGCTTCCGCCGCTCACACCCTCGGTGGTCGAAAGCCTGTCTGCCGTACTGCCCGACGGTGCGACCGCGGGCAACCCCGTCGACGTCACCGCCGCCGTCACGGAGGAGCAGCTCGGGGACTGCGTGGACCGGATCATGCGGCACCCGGGGATCGACGCCGTCCTGCTTGCCCTCGTCCCCACGGCCGTCGCGGCCGCGACCGGCAACGACCTCGTGCGGGCCCTCACCAGCGGCCCCGCACACCGCGCCCTTCCGGTCGCCGTCGTACGCCTGGAGCAGGACCTGCCCGTCAGGCTGCTGCCGGCCACGGAGGGCGGCGCGATTCCCTCGTACGCCGAACCCGGTGCGGCAGCACGTGCGCTGGCCCACGCCGCTCACCGCGCGGCCTGGTTGAGCCGGGCGGCGGGCACGATCCCGGAGCTCGCGGGGGTCGACACGGCCCGGGCCCGCGCGGTCGCCGAGACGTACCTCGCCGCCCACCCGGACGGCGGCTGGCTCGATCCGCGTACCTGCGCCGAACTCCTCGGCTGCTACGGCATTCCCCAGCTCCCGTGGTCCTGGGCGCAGACGGAGGACGACGCCGTCGTCGCGGCCGAACGGCTGCGGGGCCCCGACGGAAGAGTCGTCATGAAGGCCCACTGGCCCGGCCAGTTGCACAAGAGCGAACAGCATGCCGTGCACCTCGACCTCGAAGGTGAAGCCCAAGTGCGCGCCGCCTTCAGGGACTTCGAGACACGGTTCGCCGGACTGCTGACCGGGGTGATCGTCCAGCCACTGGCGGCACGCGGCACCGAACTGTTCGCGGGAGTCGTACAGGACGAGGTCTTCGGCCCGCTCGTGCTGTTCGGGCTCGGCGGCACCGCGACCGAGGTCCTGGCCGACCAGGCCGCCCGCCTCGCCCCGCTGACCGACCACGACGTACACGACCTGATCACCGCACCGCGCTGCGCACCGCTCCTGTTCGGGGCACACGGCAGCGGACCCGTCGACCTCCAGGGTCTGGAGCAACTGCTGCTGCGCCTGTCCCGCATGGCGGGCGACCTGCCGCAGCTCGCCGAGGCCGACTTCAACCCCGTCCTCGCGACGCCCGGTTCGGTCACCGTGCTCGACGGGCGAGTCCGCCTGCTGCCGCGCAGGGCTCAGGACCCTTATCTACGCCGACTGCGCTGA
- a CDS encoding flavodoxin domain-containing protein has product MPSSVLVAYGTTNGSTAQIAEAVAEVLRKAGLTVDVLPAQSVASVASYEAVVVGGGVYAGRWQKHARRFVRRHSRALAGRPLWMFSSGPLDPSASERDIPPVPGVKRAVVRLDAREHVTFGGRLDEGAKGFVARQIVSSGKGGDFRDFTAIEAWATRIGSELAGVSQGS; this is encoded by the coding sequence ATGCCCAGCAGTGTGTTGGTCGCCTACGGAACGACGAACGGATCGACCGCGCAGATCGCCGAGGCCGTGGCCGAGGTCCTGCGCAAGGCGGGACTGACGGTCGATGTACTGCCCGCCCAGTCCGTGGCGAGCGTGGCCTCGTACGAGGCCGTGGTGGTCGGAGGCGGCGTGTACGCCGGACGCTGGCAGAAGCACGCCCGCCGCTTCGTCCGCCGCCACAGCCGCGCACTGGCCGGACGCCCGCTGTGGATGTTCAGCAGCGGCCCGCTCGACCCCTCGGCCTCGGAGCGGGACATCCCGCCCGTCCCCGGAGTGAAGCGGGCCGTCGTCCGGCTCGACGCCAGGGAACACGTCACCTTCGGCGGCCGCCTCGATGAGGGAGCGAAGGGATTCGTCGCCCGGCAGATCGTCTCCTCCGGCAAGGGCGGAGACTTCCGCGACTTCACGGCGATCGAGGCGTGGGCCACTCGGATCGGCAGCGAACTCGCGGGCGTGTCACAAGGGAGCTGA
- a CDS encoding sensor histidine kinase — protein sequence MSEDRHGGTEEQVPKLRLDELLDELQVRIDAVRGTRDRLHSLLEAVLSVGRELDLPQVLRSIVEAAVVLVDAEYGALGVIGGDQKLSEFLTVGIGEEGHSEIGSLPSGHGLLGELIRHPVPLRLPELSEHPASYGFPANHPPMHSFLGVPIRVRDEVFGNLYLTEKRSAREFDVEDESVLSTLAVAAGVAIENARLYEETRLRERWQRASGKVTSMLLTGAPSPDVLELIVDEARKIVSADMGLIAEHVPGEETLRPALAVGLGREERSGLVLSARDGFVGAALGAAEPVVSADIERDARTGEDEAQWAGLGPVVAVPLGAGGKARGVLLLGRVPAGTPFGDVDTGPLLGFADQAALALELAERRRDAEQLTLLKDRDRIARDLHDLAIQRLFAAGMTLQSTQRFMEHPEGMERLTRTVDDLDDTIKIIRSTIFGLRTHSGGRRESDGLRGRVAEAVRASVTSLGFPPALRIEGLVETDVPGDIADHAVAVLGEALSNAARHSGAQAVDVRLQCARGELTLTVTDDGCGVPDGVERSGLKNIKERAVTLGGVLALGERPEGGGTRLVWRVPVRADGAADES from the coding sequence ATGAGCGAGGATCGGCACGGCGGTACCGAGGAGCAGGTGCCCAAGCTGCGGCTCGACGAGCTGCTGGACGAGCTACAGGTGCGCATCGACGCCGTACGGGGTACGCGGGACCGTCTGCACAGCCTGCTGGAGGCCGTTCTCTCCGTCGGGCGGGAGCTCGACCTGCCACAGGTGCTGCGCAGCATCGTCGAGGCCGCGGTGGTGCTGGTGGACGCCGAGTACGGGGCGCTGGGTGTGATCGGCGGTGACCAGAAGCTGTCCGAGTTCCTGACCGTCGGCATCGGCGAGGAGGGGCACTCGGAGATCGGGTCGCTGCCCAGCGGGCACGGACTCCTCGGAGAGCTGATCCGGCACCCGGTACCACTGCGGCTGCCGGAGCTGTCGGAGCACCCGGCGTCGTACGGCTTCCCGGCCAACCATCCGCCGATGCACTCCTTCCTCGGCGTACCGATCCGGGTGCGCGACGAGGTCTTCGGGAACCTCTACCTCACCGAGAAACGCAGCGCCAGGGAATTCGACGTGGAGGACGAGTCCGTCCTGTCGACGCTGGCGGTCGCCGCCGGGGTGGCCATCGAGAACGCACGGCTGTACGAGGAGACCAGGCTGCGCGAACGCTGGCAGCGGGCCAGCGGCAAGGTCACCAGCATGCTCCTGACCGGTGCGCCGAGCCCGGACGTCCTGGAACTGATCGTCGACGAGGCCCGCAAGATCGTCTCCGCCGACATGGGACTGATCGCGGAACACGTACCGGGCGAGGAGACACTACGGCCGGCCCTGGCGGTCGGCCTGGGACGAGAGGAACGCAGCGGTCTGGTGCTGTCCGCGCGCGACGGTTTCGTCGGAGCGGCACTCGGCGCGGCCGAACCGGTGGTCAGCGCCGACATCGAGCGCGACGCGCGCACCGGCGAGGACGAAGCCCAGTGGGCCGGGCTCGGACCCGTGGTCGCGGTGCCGCTCGGTGCCGGCGGCAAGGCGCGGGGCGTGTTGTTGCTGGGGCGCGTACCGGCGGGTACGCCGTTCGGCGACGTGGACACCGGGCCGCTGCTCGGGTTCGCCGACCAGGCGGCGCTCGCCCTGGAGCTGGCCGAACGGCGGCGGGACGCGGAACAGCTCACGCTGCTCAAGGACCGTGACCGCATCGCCCGCGACCTCCATGACCTCGCCATCCAGCGGCTCTTCGCGGCCGGCATGACCCTGCAGAGCACCCAGCGCTTCATGGAGCACCCCGAAGGCATGGAGCGGCTGACACGGACCGTCGACGACCTCGACGACACCATCAAGATCATTCGTTCCACGATCTTCGGACTGCGCACCCACAGCGGGGGCAGGCGGGAGAGCGACGGCTTGCGCGGCCGGGTGGCCGAGGCGGTGAGAGCGTCGGTCACGTCTCTCGGATTCCCGCCCGCACTGCGCATCGAGGGGCTCGTCGAGACCGACGTCCCCGGCGACATCGCCGACCATGCGGTCGCGGTGCTCGGCGAGGCCCTCAGCAACGCGGCCCGGCACTCCGGAGCACAGGCGGTGGACGTCCGACTTCAGTGTGCCAGGGGCGAGTTGACGCTCACGGTGACGGACGACGGCTGCGGGGTGCCGGACGGAGTCGAACGCAGCGGGCTGAAGAACATCAAGGAGCGGGCCGTCACCCTCGGCGGAGTTCTCGCACTCGGCGAACGGCCGGAGGGCGGCGGAACACGACTGGTGTGGCGGGTCCCCGTGCGTGCGGACGGTGCCGCGGACGAAAGCTGA
- a CDS encoding response regulator transcription factor, which produces MAEARTFTQQNPIRVFLLDDHEVVRRGLTDLLDSEPDISVVGDADSVEHALVRGPALRPDVAVLDVRLPDGDGISVCRELRSRMPELACLMLTSFDEEEALLDAIMAGAAGYVLKQIRGSDLVAAVRTVASGQSMLDPATTARLMRSLRADPTEGPAPAPELAGLSPRERDILALIGDGLTNREIGKKLYLSEKTVKNHISRLLAKLGVQRRVQAAVLASHLEQPAATDRPTR; this is translated from the coding sequence ATGGCCGAGGCACGTACCTTCACGCAGCAGAACCCGATCCGGGTCTTCCTGCTGGACGACCACGAGGTCGTACGACGCGGCCTCACCGACCTGCTGGACTCCGAGCCGGACATCTCGGTGGTCGGCGATGCGGACAGCGTCGAGCACGCGCTGGTGCGCGGGCCGGCGCTGCGCCCGGACGTGGCCGTCCTCGACGTACGCCTGCCGGACGGTGACGGGATCAGTGTCTGCCGTGAGCTGCGCAGCCGCATGCCGGAGCTGGCCTGTCTGATGCTGACGTCCTTCGACGAGGAGGAGGCCCTGCTCGACGCGATCATGGCCGGGGCGGCGGGCTATGTGCTCAAACAGATCAGGGGGTCCGACCTGGTCGCGGCGGTCCGCACGGTTGCTTCCGGGCAGTCGATGCTGGATCCGGCGACGACCGCCCGCCTGATGCGCTCCCTGCGGGCGGACCCCACCGAGGGACCGGCACCCGCACCCGAGCTCGCCGGCCTGTCACCCCGCGAGAGGGACATCCTCGCGCTGATCGGGGACGGGCTCACCAACCGTGAGATCGGCAAGAAGCTCTACCTGTCCGAGAAGACGGTGAAGAACCACATCTCCCGGCTGCTCGCCAAGCTCGGCGTCCAGCGCCGCGTCCAGGCGGCGGTCCTGGCCAGCCATCTCGAACAGCCCGCCGCCACCGACCGCCCGACGCGATGA
- a CDS encoding CBS domain-containing protein encodes MHGTPHIVSDVMTHPVASIGRRADFKEIVQLMEQWDVSALPVLEGPGEGKGRVVGVVSEADLLYKEEFRDADPDRDTQLRRFSDLAKAGAVTAEELMTSPALTVHATATLAQAARTMAHAKVKRLPVVDDSGRLEGVVSRGDLLKVFLRDDEEVAEEVRREVVPYLFPASYSSVRVQVKQGIVTLAGRVRDTSLVPVAARLVRAVEGVVDVECELAGPTRRPEQ; translated from the coding sequence GTGCACGGCACCCCGCACATCGTGAGCGACGTGATGACCCACCCTGTCGCCTCCATCGGCCGCAGGGCCGACTTCAAGGAGATCGTGCAGCTGATGGAGCAGTGGGACGTCAGTGCCCTTCCCGTTCTGGAGGGCCCAGGAGAGGGGAAGGGCCGGGTGGTCGGCGTCGTCTCCGAGGCCGACCTGCTGTACAAGGAGGAGTTCCGCGACGCCGACCCCGACCGTGACACACAGCTGCGGCGTTTCTCCGATCTCGCCAAGGCCGGCGCCGTGACCGCCGAGGAGCTGATGACGTCGCCGGCCCTGACCGTCCACGCGACCGCGACGCTCGCGCAGGCCGCCCGCACCATGGCGCACGCCAAGGTCAAACGGCTCCCCGTCGTCGACGACTCAGGCAGGCTGGAAGGCGTTGTCAGCCGCGGTGATCTGCTGAAGGTGTTCCTGCGGGACGACGAGGAGGTCGCCGAGGAGGTCCGCAGGGAAGTCGTGCCGTACCTGTTCCCCGCGTCGTACTCGTCTGTGCGCGTGCAGGTGAAGCAGGGGATCGTCACACTTGCCGGGCGTGTCAGGGACACCTCCCTGGTGCCCGTGGCCGCACGCCTGGTGCGGGCCGTCGAAGGTGTGGTGGACGTGGAGTGCGAGCTCGCGGGCCCGACGCGCCGCCCGGAGCAATGA
- a CDS encoding Crp/Fnr family transcriptional regulator — translation MNASPTSTFASTMLRALPADHRERLMSLAREVSFPQGTHLFEEGGRADRFWIIRTGTIALDMHVPGRRAAVIETLGHNELVGWSWLFGPHAWCLGAETTSPVRAYEFDAEAVVAMCRADPVLGMAVTQWVGDVVARRLRSARTRLLDVYAPYGSGSSL, via the coding sequence ATGAACGCTTCCCCTACATCCACCTTTGCATCCACCATGCTGCGGGCGTTGCCCGCCGATCACCGCGAGCGGCTGATGAGCCTCGCCCGCGAGGTGTCGTTCCCGCAGGGCACCCACCTCTTCGAGGAGGGCGGGCGGGCCGACCGGTTCTGGATCATCCGTACCGGCACGATCGCCCTCGACATGCACGTGCCCGGTCGCCGGGCAGCCGTCATCGAGACACTCGGGCACAACGAACTCGTGGGCTGGTCCTGGTTGTTCGGACCGCACGCCTGGTGCCTGGGCGCCGAGACGACGAGCCCGGTACGCGCGTACGAGTTCGATGCCGAGGCGGTAGTGGCCATGTGCCGGGCCGATCCCGTACTGGGAATGGCGGTGACCCAGTGGGTGGGAGACGTCGTCGCCCGCCGACTGCGGTCGGCGAGGACCCGCCTGCTGGACGTGTACGCGCCCTACGGCAGCGGCAGCTCTCTCTGA
- a CDS encoding universal stress protein, with amino-acid sequence MLRHVTAGIDGSPESLAAVHWAAREAIRRGAALCLVHAWEWHPRPAAPVPADMSERARAEDLPERAANSMRAAHPDLQVIGQALADSPVSALLKAAEQAELLVLGSRGLGGVAGFVMGSVSQRVVARAPCPVVLVRAGGSTADEHFSAPDGISPDEIPGIPYRDVVLGLDTGGPCDELIEFAFDAAGRRGSSLRVIHAFSRPPDFAVADSLVPVSSPELRAEREHAVAAALRPWCEKFPEVAVTESVAEGRAAGKLIGASAGAALLVMGRRIRESRLGTHLGPVAHAALHHAPCPVAVVPHA; translated from the coding sequence ATGCTTCGACATGTCACCGCGGGGATCGACGGTTCTCCCGAAAGCCTGGCAGCCGTGCACTGGGCGGCCCGGGAAGCCATACGCCGGGGCGCCGCGCTGTGCCTGGTGCATGCCTGGGAGTGGCATCCGCGTCCGGCTGCGCCCGTGCCCGCGGACATGTCCGAACGGGCCCGGGCCGAGGACCTGCCGGAACGGGCGGCGAACAGCATGCGCGCCGCGCACCCAGACCTGCAGGTCATCGGCCAGGCGCTGGCGGACTCGCCGGTCTCAGCCCTCCTCAAGGCGGCCGAGCAGGCCGAGCTGCTGGTCCTCGGCTCCCGTGGGCTCGGCGGCGTCGCGGGGTTCGTGATGGGGTCGGTGTCGCAGCGGGTCGTCGCCAGGGCACCCTGTCCCGTGGTGTTGGTGAGGGCGGGCGGGAGCACCGCCGACGAGCACTTCTCGGCACCGGACGGCATCTCCCCGGACGAGATACCCGGGATCCCGTACCGCGATGTCGTCCTCGGTCTCGACACCGGCGGGCCCTGCGACGAACTGATCGAGTTCGCCTTCGACGCCGCCGGACGCCGGGGCTCCTCGCTGCGTGTGATCCACGCCTTCAGCCGTCCGCCGGACTTCGCCGTGGCGGACAGCCTCGTCCCGGTGAGCAGCCCGGAGCTGAGGGCGGAGCGGGAGCACGCCGTGGCCGCCGCACTGCGCCCCTGGTGCGAGAAGTTCCCCGAGGTCGCCGTCACGGAGAGCGTCGCCGAAGGACGTGCCGCCGGCAAGCTGATCGGCGCCTCGGCCGGCGCGGCCCTCCTCGTGATGGGACGCCGGATCCGCGAATCCCGTCTCGGCACCCACCTCGGCCCTGTCGCGCACGCGGCGCTGCATCACGCGCCCTGCCCCGTCGCCGTCGTCCCGCACGCCTGA
- a CDS encoding slipin family protein, which translates to MKVLIFLLVIAILLALVVLAMAIKIVKQYEQGVLFRFGRLVGSREPGLRIIVPVVEVLHRVSLRIVTMPIQSQGIITRDNVSVDVSAVAYFRVVDAVKSVIAIENVHTAINQIAQTTLRKVVGQHTLDETLSETDRINLGIREILDVTTAEWGVEVTLVELKDIQLPDSMKRAMARQAEAEREKRAKIINAEGESLAAAALGDASDIMMNHPLALQLRNLQSLVEIGVDKNTTVVFPAPLMSTIGELGSFLARETAAAVTATVPPSLDDTRTDPAPVLNGATKTA; encoded by the coding sequence ATGAAAGTCCTGATCTTCCTTCTGGTCATCGCGATCCTGTTGGCCCTGGTGGTACTCGCCATGGCGATCAAGATCGTCAAGCAGTACGAACAAGGAGTGCTGTTCAGGTTCGGCCGACTCGTCGGATCACGGGAACCGGGGCTGCGGATCATCGTCCCGGTCGTGGAAGTCCTGCACCGGGTGTCGCTGCGGATCGTGACGATGCCGATCCAGTCCCAGGGCATCATCACCCGGGACAACGTGAGCGTCGATGTGTCGGCGGTCGCCTACTTCCGGGTCGTGGACGCGGTGAAATCGGTCATCGCGATCGAGAACGTCCATACGGCGATCAACCAGATCGCCCAGACCACCCTGCGCAAGGTCGTCGGCCAGCACACCCTCGACGAGACACTCTCGGAGACCGACCGCATCAACCTCGGCATCCGCGAGATCCTCGACGTCACGACCGCCGAATGGGGTGTGGAGGTCACACTGGTGGAGCTCAAGGACATCCAGCTCCCCGACAGCATGAAGCGGGCGATGGCCCGTCAGGCCGAGGCAGAGCGCGAGAAGCGCGCCAAAATCATCAACGCCGAGGGTGAATCACTGGCCGCCGCGGCACTCGGCGACGCCTCGGACATCATGATGAACCACCCGCTCGCACTCCAACTCCGCAACCTCCAGAGCCTGGTGGAGATCGGCGTGGACAAGAACACCACAGTCGTCTTCCCCGCCCCCCTCATGAGCACCATCGGCGAACTCGGCTCCTTCCTCGCCCGGGAGACGGCAGCAGCCGTCACGGCCACCGTGCCGCCGTCCCTCGACGACACCAGGACCGACCCCGCCCCGGTACTGAACGGGGCGACCAAGACCGCCTGA